The Clostridium chauvoei genome has a window encoding:
- a CDS encoding LacI family DNA-binding transcriptional regulator, with translation MVREKKVTINDIATQAGTSKTTVSFYLNGKFDKMSPDTRRRIEQVINETKYSPSIMARSLKSKKSNLIGVVVADITNPFSNIIVKGIDDIAIKEGYQILVGSSNFEYTNEKKYIDRMLDMGVDGFIIQPTLKFNKLINKIQDRGKKLVFLDSVIKDFKGRWVKTNNYDITSEATKTLFNEGYEEFIFVTEDPELLMARMERKNGFEDSLKAVGAKYSIIVVDNEIEYLELSKKLKEKINNDKKTLIFAVNGRILQKVFKTAKKEKWSVPDNIVIIGFDNWDWTFYATPSVSTIDQPTYEEGTYAASILIDMLQEKEIIEESAIFKCNINWAESTNINKKTLKNREF, from the coding sequence ATGGTAAGAGAAAAAAAAGTAACAATAAATGATATTGCTACGCAGGCTGGTACTTCTAAGACTACCGTATCTTTCTATTTAAATGGTAAATTTGACAAAATGTCTCCCGATACGAGAAGAAGAATAGAACAAGTCATAAATGAAACGAAGTATAGTCCAAGTATAATGGCAAGAAGTTTGAAGTCTAAAAAATCAAATTTAATAGGGGTAGTTGTAGCAGATATAACAAATCCATTTAGCAATATTATTGTAAAAGGTATTGATGATATAGCTATAAAAGAAGGATATCAAATTTTAGTTGGAAGTAGTAATTTCGAATATACTAATGAAAAGAAGTATATAGATAGAATGTTAGATATGGGTGTAGATGGATTTATAATTCAACCTACATTAAAATTTAATAAATTAATAAATAAAATACAAGATAGAGGAAAGAAATTAGTATTTTTAGACAGCGTTATAAAAGACTTCAAAGGAAGATGGGTAAAAACTAATAATTATGATATAACAAGTGAAGCTACTAAAACTCTCTTTAATGAGGGGTATGAAGAGTTTATTTTTGTTACAGAAGATCCAGAGTTATTAATGGCGAGAATGGAAAGAAAAAATGGATTTGAAGATTCATTAAAAGCAGTAGGGGCAAAGTATTCTATAATAGTTGTAGATAATGAAATAGAATATCTAGAGCTTTCAAAAAAATTAAAAGAAAAGATAAATAATGATAAAAAGACATTAATATTTGCTGTAAATGGTAGAATTCTTCAAAAGGTATTTAAAACTGCTAAAAAGGAAAAATGGAGTGTTCCAGATAACATAGTAATTATAGGTTTTGATAATTGGGATTGGACATTTTATGCTACACCTTCAGTAAGCACTATAGATCAACCAACATATGAAGAAGGAACTTATGCTGCAAGCATTTTAATAGATATGCTACAAGAAAAAGAAATAATAGAAGAGTCAGCTATTTTTAAGTGTAATATAAATTGGGCAGAATCAACTAATATAAATAAAAAGACTTTAAAAAACAGAGAATTTTAA
- a CDS encoding sulfide/dihydroorotate dehydrogenase-like FAD/NAD-binding protein, with amino-acid sequence MYKIVGKRELTNNIFLMDIEAPRVAKSAQPGQFIIVKNDEKGERIPLTIADYDRKKGTVTIVFQTVGAGTKELATFNEGDYVCDFVGPLGQPSELVHEDIEELKKKNFIFVAGGVGAAPVYPQIKWMHEHGIKCDVIVGSRNKELLILEEEMKKVAGNLYVATDDGSYGFNGRVTDCLKSLVEKGNKYDHAIVIGPMIMMKFMCVLTKELEIPTTVSLNPIMVDGTGMCGACRVTVGGEVKFACVDGPEFDGHLIDFDESMRRQTMYKTEEGRDQLKKEEGDTHSHGGCGCKGDK; translated from the coding sequence ATGTACAAAATAGTTGGTAAAAGAGAACTTACAAATAATATCTTTTTAATGGATATTGAGGCACCTAGAGTTGCAAAGTCTGCACAACCAGGACAATTTATAATAGTAAAGAATGATGAAAAGGGTGAAAGAATACCTTTAACAATAGCAGACTATGATAGAAAAAAAGGAACTGTAACTATAGTATTCCAAACTGTAGGAGCAGGTACAAAGGAATTAGCTACTTTTAATGAAGGAGACTATGTTTGCGATTTCGTTGGACCATTAGGACAACCAAGTGAACTAGTTCATGAAGATATAGAAGAATTAAAGAAGAAAAACTTTATCTTTGTTGCTGGAGGAGTTGGTGCTGCACCAGTATATCCACAAATTAAATGGATGCATGAACATGGAATTAAATGTGATGTAATTGTGGGTAGTAGAAACAAAGAATTATTAATATTAGAAGAAGAAATGAAAAAAGTTGCTGGGAATTTATATGTTGCAACTGATGATGGATCATATGGTTTTAATGGTAGAGTTACAGATTGCCTAAAAAGTTTAGTTGAAAAGGGAAATAAATATGATCATGCTATAGTAATAGGACCTATGATCATGATGAAATTTATGTGTGTACTTACAAAAGAATTAGAAATTCCAACAACAGTTAGTTTAAATCCAATTATGGTTGATGGAACAGGTATGTGTGGTGCTTGTAGAGTTACTGTAGGTGGAGAAGTTAAATTTGCATGTGTTGATGGACCAGAATTTGATGGTCACTTAATTGATTTTGATGAGTCAATGAGAAGACAAACAATGTATAAGACTGAAGAAGGAAGAGATCAATTAAAGAAAGAAGAAGGGGACACTCATAGCCATGGTGGTTGTGGATGTAAAGGTGATAAATAA
- the gltA gene encoding NADPH-dependent glutamate synthase has translation MDIKDRMKRTPVTEQAPKIRATNFEEVCLGYDEERAIKEANRCLGCKNPKCVEGCPVSINIPAFISKVKVGDFEAAAKEIAKYSALPAVCGRVCPQESQCEGKCVLGIKGEAVAIGKLEKFVADWARKHNVDLAQTEESKGKKVAVIGSGPAGLTCAGDLAKRGYDVTIFEALHEPGGVLVYGIPEFRLPKDEVVKAEIENIKKLGVKIETNVIIGRTITIDELMQEENFEAVFIGSGAGLPKFMGIPGENANGVFSANEFLTRVNLMKAYKEDYHTPVKVGKKVAVVGGGNVAMDAARTALRLGAETHIVYRRSESELPARAEEVHHAKEEGIIFDVLTNPTEIVTDENGWVKGMKCVKMELGEADASGRRRPVVVEGSEFVMEVDTVIMSLGTSPNPLISSTTNGLETNKWKCLVADEHGLTTKEGVYAGGDAVTGAATVILAMGAGKKAAEAIDEYLAIK, from the coding sequence ATGGATATAAAAGATAGAATGAAAAGAACGCCTGTTACTGAACAAGCACCAAAAATAAGAGCAACTAATTTTGAAGAAGTTTGTTTAGGATATGATGAAGAAAGAGCTATTAAAGAAGCTAATAGATGTTTAGGTTGTAAAAACCCTAAATGTGTAGAAGGATGTCCAGTATCAATAAACATTCCAGCATTTATATCAAAGGTTAAAGTTGGAGATTTCGAAGCAGCAGCTAAAGAAATAGCTAAATATAGTGCATTACCAGCAGTTTGTGGTAGAGTATGTCCACAAGAAAGCCAATGTGAAGGTAAATGTGTATTAGGAATAAAAGGTGAAGCAGTAGCTATAGGTAAATTAGAAAAATTCGTTGCTGACTGGGCAAGAAAGCACAATGTAGATTTAGCTCAAACAGAAGAATCAAAAGGTAAAAAAGTTGCAGTTATAGGAAGTGGTCCTGCTGGATTAACTTGTGCTGGAGATTTAGCAAAGAGAGGCTATGATGTAACTATCTTCGAAGCTTTACATGAACCAGGTGGAGTTTTAGTTTATGGTATTCCAGAATTTAGATTACCTAAAGATGAAGTTGTTAAGGCAGAAATAGAAAATATAAAGAAGCTTGGAGTAAAAATTGAAACTAACGTTATTATAGGTAGAACCATAACTATAGATGAGTTAATGCAAGAAGAAAACTTCGAAGCTGTATTTATAGGATCAGGTGCAGGTCTTCCTAAATTCATGGGAATCCCAGGAGAAAATGCTAACGGAGTATTTTCAGCAAATGAATTTTTAACAAGAGTAAACTTAATGAAGGCATATAAAGAAGATTACCATACTCCAGTTAAAGTTGGTAAGAAAGTTGCTGTAGTTGGTGGCGGAAACGTTGCTATGGATGCTGCAAGAACTGCATTAAGACTTGGTGCTGAAACTCATATAGTTTACAGAAGAAGTGAGTCAGAACTTCCAGCAAGAGCAGAAGAAGTACATCACGCAAAAGAAGAAGGTATAATATTCGATGTATTAACAAACCCAACAGAAATCGTAACAGATGAAAACGGATGGGTTAAAGGAATGAAATGCGTTAAGATGGAATTAGGTGAAGCTGATGCATCAGGAAGAAGAAGACCTGTAGTTGTAGAAGGTTCAGAATTCGTTATGGAAGTAGATACAGTAATAATGTCTCTTGGAACATCACCAAATCCATTAATATCATCAACAACTAATGGATTAGAAACAAATAAGTGGAAATGTTTAGTAGCAGATGAACACGGCTTAACTACTAAAGAAGGAGTTTATGCTGGTGGAGATGCTGTTACAGGAGCAGCAACAGTTATATTAGCTATGGGAGCTGGTAAAAAAGCTGCTGAAGCTATAGATGAATATCTTGCTATAAAATAG
- the eno gene encoding phosphopyruvate hydratase has protein sequence MKDYCEIVDVVARQIIDSRCFPTVEVEVYLEDGTMGRSAVPSGASTGMYEAVELRDGDKDKYMGKGVLKAVENVNDTIAEELIGCNVYDQTYIDKMLIELDGTDNKGKLGANAILGVSLAVANAAANSLGMPLYQYVGGVNAKVLPVPMMNIINGGSHADNSVDLQEFMVMPAGACCFSEALRMCAEVYHVLKKILNDKGYSTGIGDEGGFAPNLKSNAEAIEVILEAIEKAGYKPGEDMFIAIDAASSEYYKDGKYVLENEGKTLTATEMVDFFEDWVNKYPIISIEDGMAEEDWEGWKLITERLGKKVQLVGDDLFVTNTERLERGIEMGVANSILIKLNQIGTLTETLNAIEMANRAGYTAVISHRSGETEDTTISDLVVAVNAGQIKTGAPARSERVAKYNQLLRIEEELDDVAEYRGKKAFFNIKK, from the coding sequence ATGAAAGATTATTGCGAAATAGTAGATGTTGTAGCTAGACAAATTATAGATTCTAGATGTTTTCCAACAGTAGAGGTAGAAGTATATCTTGAAGATGGAACTATGGGAAGATCAGCAGTACCATCAGGTGCCTCAACAGGTATGTATGAAGCAGTTGAGTTAAGAGATGGTGATAAAGATAAATACATGGGAAAAGGCGTATTAAAAGCAGTTGAAAATGTAAATGATACAATTGCAGAAGAATTAATAGGATGCAATGTATATGATCAAACATACATTGATAAAATGCTTATAGAATTAGATGGAACTGACAACAAAGGGAAATTAGGAGCTAATGCAATTTTAGGAGTTTCATTAGCAGTTGCTAATGCTGCAGCAAATTCATTAGGAATGCCTTTATATCAATATGTAGGTGGAGTAAATGCTAAGGTTTTACCAGTACCTATGATGAATATAATAAATGGTGGATCACATGCTGATAACTCAGTTGATTTACAAGAATTTATGGTTATGCCAGCAGGCGCTTGTTGCTTTAGTGAAGCATTAAGAATGTGTGCTGAAGTTTATCATGTATTAAAGAAGATACTTAATGATAAAGGATATTCAACAGGAATAGGTGATGAAGGTGGATTTGCACCAAATCTAAAATCAAATGCTGAAGCAATAGAAGTTATATTAGAAGCTATAGAAAAAGCAGGATATAAACCAGGAGAAGACATGTTTATAGCTATTGATGCAGCTTCATCAGAATACTATAAAGATGGAAAATATGTACTTGAAAACGAAGGAAAAACTTTAACAGCTACTGAAATGGTTGATTTCTTTGAAGATTGGGTAAACAAATATCCAATTATATCAATAGAAGATGGTATGGCAGAAGAAGACTGGGAAGGATGGAAGCTAATCACTGAAAGATTAGGAAAGAAAGTTCAACTAGTTGGAGATGACCTTTTTGTAACTAATACAGAAAGATTAGAAAGAGGAATTGAAATGGGAGTTGCTAATTCAATTCTTATTAAGTTAAATCAAATTGGTACATTAACAGAAACATTAAATGCTATTGAAATGGCTAATAGAGCAGGATATACAGCAGTTATATCTCATAGATCAGGTGAAACTGAAGATACAACTATTTCAGATTTAGTTGTTGCTGTTAATGCAGGTCAAATTAAGACTGGTGCACCAGCAAGATCAGAAAGAGTTGCTAAGTACAATCAATTATTAAGAATAGAAGAAGAGTTAGATGATGTAGCAGAATATAGAGGAAAGAAGGCTTTCTTTAATATTAAAAAATAA
- a CDS encoding iron-containing alcohol dehydrogenase, whose amino-acid sequence MARFTLPRDLYHGEGSLETLKTLKGKKAFVVVGGGSMKRFGFLQKVEDYLKEAGMEVRIFEGVEPDPSVETVMKGAEEMRDFQPDWIVAMGGGSPIDAAKAMWIFYEYPDFTFEQAVVPFGLPELRQKAKFVAIPSTSGTATEVTAFSVITDYKAKIKYPLADFNITPDIAIVDPDLAQTMPAKLVAHTGMDALTHAIEAYTASLRSNFSDPLAMKAIEMVRENLVKSYEGDKDARNLMHEAQCLAGMSFSNALLGIVHSMAHKVGAVFHIPHGCANAIFLPFVIQYNRVECEDRYADIARMLKLEGNTNAELTDSLIKMINGLNDLLNIPHTMKEYGVTEEDLKNNVKFIAHNAVLDACTGSNPRTIDDATMEKLLTCTYYGTRVDF is encoded by the coding sequence ATGGCACGTTTTACATTACCAAGAGATTTATATCATGGAGAAGGATCATTAGAAACACTTAAGACTTTAAAAGGAAAGAAAGCTTTCGTAGTAGTTGGTGGCGGATCAATGAAGAGATTTGGTTTCTTACAAAAAGTTGAAGATTATTTAAAAGAAGCTGGAATGGAAGTAAGAATATTTGAAGGCGTTGAACCAGACCCATCAGTTGAAACAGTTATGAAGGGTGCTGAAGAAATGAGAGATTTCCAACCAGATTGGATAGTAGCAATGGGTGGTGGATCACCAATAGATGCTGCAAAAGCAATGTGGATATTCTATGAATACCCAGACTTTACATTTGAACAAGCTGTAGTTCCATTTGGATTACCTGAATTAAGACAAAAAGCTAAATTTGTAGCTATCCCATCAACAAGTGGTACTGCTACAGAAGTTACTGCTTTCTCAGTAATAACAGACTACAAAGCTAAGATTAAATATCCTCTAGCTGATTTTAACATAACTCCAGATATAGCTATAGTTGACCCAGATTTAGCTCAAACTATGCCTGCTAAATTAGTAGCACATACTGGAATGGATGCTTTAACTCATGCTATAGAAGCTTATACAGCATCATTAAGATCAAACTTCTCAGATCCATTAGCTATGAAAGCTATTGAAATGGTAAGAGAAAACTTAGTTAAATCATACGAAGGAGACAAAGACGCTAGAAACTTAATGCATGAAGCACAATGTTTAGCTGGTATGTCATTCTCAAATGCATTACTAGGAATAGTTCACTCAATGGCTCATAAAGTAGGAGCTGTATTCCACATTCCTCATGGATGTGCAAATGCAATATTCTTACCATTTGTAATTCAATATAACAGAGTAGAATGTGAAGACAGATACGCTGATATAGCTAGAATGTTAAAATTAGAAGGAAATACAAATGCAGAATTAACTGATTCATTAATCAAGATGATAAATGGATTAAATGATTTATTAAATATTCCTCATACAATGAAGGAATATGGAGTTACTGAAGAAGACTTAAAGAACAATGTTAAATTTATAGCTCATAATGCAGTATTAGATGCTTGTACAGGATCAAATCCAAGAACAATAGATGATGCAACAATGGAAAAATTATTAACTTGCACATACTATGGAACAAGAGTAGATTTCTAA
- the smpB gene encoding SsrA-binding protein SmpB — protein MVRKKNSNTLADNRKARHDYFVEETLEAGIALVGTEVKSIRAGRCNLKDCYADIYNGEIFIKSMHISPYEQGNIFNVDPLRERKLLLHKEQIARFAGLVAQQGYTLIPLALYLKEGKVKVALGLCRGKKNYDKRDSMIEKAHKRDIERQLKNSGRY, from the coding sequence ATGGTAAGAAAGAAAAATAGCAATACGTTAGCAGATAATAGAAAAGCAAGACATGATTATTTTGTTGAAGAAACTTTAGAAGCAGGAATAGCTTTAGTAGGGACGGAAGTAAAATCAATTAGAGCAGGAAGATGTAATTTAAAGGATTGCTATGCAGATATATATAATGGAGAAATATTTATTAAAAGTATGCATATAAGCCCATATGAACAAGGAAATATTTTTAATGTAGATCCATTAAGAGAAAGAAAGCTTTTACTTCATAAAGAACAAATTGCGAGATTCGCAGGATTAGTGGCACAACAAGGATATACACTAATACCTTTAGCATTATATTTAAAAGAAGGTAAAGTAAAAGTAGCTTTAGGTTTATGTAGAGGTAAGAAGAACTACGATAAGAGAGATTCTATGATTGAAAAAGCTCATAAGAGAGACATAGAAAGACAATTAAAAAATTCAGGAAGATATTAG
- a CDS encoding sigma-54-dependent Fis family transcriptional regulator: protein MEERRLLIEKSNKRSESYGVEKSSSHSKKILMGENLERVLAKHKELIEVSIPYIDMVFSAVQDNEFIIVLTDNEGCILYIRGEEEVTNHLNKLNVKVGAYMDEQNIGTNAMGTAIKEDKCVQITANEHYIEIFQNLTCSAAPIHNDKGEIIGTLNLTGNCTLKHPHTLGLVVFGVKAIENELDKRKINDILNQTYNYMESVIDNVDKGIMIVDIEGKITNINKVASRLLNKDKEDLINEEIDHIISDLGNILEQLQGDENIITKEVKFKHTSRHKTKLTFKGIRYKGKVIGIVVTMSKEREQDDIKDITGAFFTFNDIIGDSAAITNVITNSKIISNSPSTVLIEGESGTGKEVLAQSMHNYSLRRKNKFVAINCGAIPANIIESELFGYEDGTFTGGKKGGKPGKFEIANGGTLFLDEIGEMPLDMQVNLLRVLQEGRVTRLGGSDEIPIDIRVIAATNKNLKKEVKKGTFREDLYYRLCVIPIKLPPLRERKGDVEKLIEYFLRIKSFKLNKEVPEINSDLYNRLLSYGWPGNIRQLENYIENIVNLDGNLSFDIWDDNEEKKYEITPKEIIEEKNNKEEREILNLSALEKETIEKAIKIYKHNMTKVAKVLGISRNTLYLKAKKYDIKL, encoded by the coding sequence ATGGAAGAGAGAAGATTATTAATTGAAAAGTCCAATAAAAGAAGTGAAAGTTATGGAGTAGAAAAAAGCTCAAGTCACTCAAAGAAAATACTTATGGGAGAAAATCTAGAGAGAGTTTTAGCAAAACATAAGGAATTAATAGAAGTGTCAATACCATATATAGATATGGTATTTTCAGCAGTTCAAGATAATGAGTTTATTATAGTATTAACTGATAATGAAGGCTGCATTTTATATATAAGAGGAGAAGAAGAGGTAACAAATCACTTAAATAAGCTAAATGTTAAAGTAGGAGCTTATATGGACGAGCAGAATATAGGTACTAATGCTATGGGAACAGCTATAAAAGAAGATAAATGTGTTCAAATAACAGCAAATGAGCATTATATAGAAATATTTCAAAACCTAACTTGTTCAGCGGCACCAATACATAATGATAAAGGCGAAATTATAGGGACTTTAAATTTAACAGGTAATTGCACTTTAAAACATCCACATACATTAGGGTTAGTAGTATTTGGAGTTAAAGCAATTGAAAATGAGTTAGATAAAAGAAAAATAAATGATATTTTAAATCAAACCTATAACTACATGGAAAGTGTAATCGATAATGTGGATAAAGGTATAATGATTGTGGATATTGAAGGAAAAATAACAAATATAAATAAAGTTGCATCAAGGCTTTTAAATAAAGACAAAGAAGATTTAATTAATGAAGAGATAGATCATATAATATCAGATTTAGGAAATATATTAGAACAATTACAAGGGGATGAAAATATAATCACAAAGGAAGTTAAGTTTAAACATACAAGTAGACATAAAACAAAACTAACTTTTAAAGGTATTAGATATAAAGGAAAAGTAATTGGGATAGTAGTTACCATGAGTAAAGAAAGAGAGCAAGATGATATAAAGGATATAACAGGAGCTTTTTTTACATTCAATGATATTATTGGAGATAGTGCAGCAATAACAAATGTAATCACAAATAGTAAGATAATATCAAATAGCCCATCAACAGTACTTATTGAAGGAGAAAGTGGAACAGGTAAAGAGGTTTTAGCACAATCTATGCACAACTATAGTTTAAGAAGAAAAAATAAATTTGTAGCTATAAATTGTGGAGCTATACCAGCTAATATAATAGAAAGTGAATTATTTGGATATGAAGATGGTACATTTACAGGTGGGAAAAAAGGCGGAAAGCCTGGAAAGTTTGAAATTGCAAATGGAGGAACGCTATTTTTAGATGAAATAGGGGAAATGCCTCTTGATATGCAAGTGAATTTATTGCGTGTACTTCAAGAAGGAAGAGTTACAAGACTTGGAGGAAGCGATGAAATACCTATAGATATTAGAGTAATAGCAGCAACAAATAAAAATCTAAAGAAAGAAGTGAAAAAGGGAACATTTAGAGAAGATTTATATTATAGACTATGTGTTATTCCTATAAAGCTACCACCTCTTAGAGAAAGAAAGGGAGACGTGGAAAAGCTTATAGAATATTTTCTAAGAATAAAATCTTTTAAACTGAATAAGGAAGTTCCAGAGATAAATTCAGACTTATATAATAGATTATTATCATATGGTTGGCCAGGTAATATTAGACAACTGGAAAATTATATTGAGAATATAGTTAATTTAGATGGAAATTTATCTTTTGATATATGGGATGATAATGAAGAAAAAAAATATGAAATAACTCCTAAAGAAATAATTGAAGAAAAAAATAACAAAGAAGAGCGAGAAATTCTCAATTTATCAGCACTTGAAAAAGAAACTATAGAAAAGGCTATAAAAATTTATAAACATAATATGACTAAGGTAGCTAAGGTATTAGGAATAAGTAGAAATACATTATATTTAAAAGCTAAAAAGTATGATATAAAATTGTAA
- the secG gene encoding preprotein translocase subunit SecG — protein MKNFLFVLEGILGLIVIVSILLQPSKADALNGLIQGSKTETFFSKNKTRTKEAMLLKLTVIAMAAFAINTIVLNLV, from the coding sequence ATGAAGAATTTTCTATTTGTATTAGAAGGTATTTTAGGATTAATAGTTATAGTATCAATATTATTACAACCAAGTAAAGCTGATGCGTTAAATGGATTAATTCAAGGGAGTAAGACAGAAACCTTTTTCTCAAAGAATAAAACAAGAACTAAAGAAGCTATGCTTTTAAAGTTAACAGTTATTGCTATGGCTGCATTTGCTATTAATACTATTGTATTAAATTTAGTATAA
- the rnr gene encoding ribonuclease R, with protein MGIKQTVLSFMREEAYRPMDIQELVTVFDINPDEYKPFKKALKAMEKEGLIVRTKKDKFALPERLGLITGKLQVHQKGFGFLIPEVEGEKDVFIASSCMNGAMNNDKVIVQVTREDLNGKKREGEVLEVLERANTKIIGVYEDSRNFGFVVPEDSRLNQDIFVSKKDRANAKTGDVVICEVTKWPEKRRSPEGIIKEVLGQKGEKGLDILTIIKKYGLPEEFSEKVLSYAENISEEIDEKEYKRRKDIRNLRMVTIDGEDAKDLDDAVSIERLEGGNFRLGVHIADVTHYVREKNPLDKEALKRGTSVYLIDRVIPMLPKKLSNGICSLNPQVDRLTLSCFMTIDQKGKVLSHEIAETIIKTNERMTYTDVTKILRDNDEELIKRYDYLVDDFKAMEELCLILREKRMRRGAIDFDFEESKIILNELGKPIDIKPYERAIANRIIEEFMLVCNETVAEHMFWTNTPFVYRVHEDPDEEKLEKFKEFVYNLGYIVRWGQETHPRALQDLLEKIKGKKEETVVNTLLLRSMMQAKYSPECVGHFGLAAKYYCHFTSPIRRYPDLQIHRIIKEHINSKIDDKRSTRLTNIVEVASKQASEMERLAQEAEREVDDLKKAEYMLDRVGEEFNGIISSVTSFGLFVELPNTIEGLIHITALDDDYYIYDEAHLCLIGERRKKVYKLGDEAKVRCSRVDIENREVYFDLVEDEETKEEIKATQELVDKLPEVKEDMKTNFSEEVTE; from the coding sequence ATGGGAATAAAACAAACTGTATTAAGCTTTATGAGAGAAGAAGCTTACAGACCTATGGATATTCAAGAGTTAGTTACTGTATTTGACATAAACCCAGACGAATATAAGCCTTTTAAAAAGGCATTAAAAGCTATGGAAAAAGAAGGATTAATAGTTAGAACTAAAAAAGATAAGTTTGCACTACCTGAAAGATTAGGATTAATAACAGGAAAACTTCAAGTTCATCAAAAAGGATTTGGATTTCTTATACCAGAAGTTGAAGGAGAGAAAGACGTATTCATTGCTAGCTCATGTATGAATGGAGCTATGAATAACGATAAAGTTATTGTTCAAGTAACAAGAGAAGACTTAAATGGTAAGAAAAGAGAAGGAGAAGTTCTTGAAGTTTTAGAAAGAGCAAACACTAAAATTATAGGAGTTTATGAAGACAGTCGTAACTTTGGCTTTGTAGTTCCAGAGGATTCAAGATTAAATCAAGATATATTTGTTTCTAAAAAGGATAGAGCTAATGCTAAAACTGGAGATGTAGTTATTTGTGAAGTAACTAAATGGCCAGAAAAGAGAAGAAGCCCAGAAGGAATAATAAAAGAAGTCCTTGGTCAAAAAGGTGAAAAAGGATTAGATATTCTTACTATAATAAAAAAATATGGATTACCAGAAGAATTTTCAGAAAAAGTATTAAGTTATGCTGAAAATATTTCCGAGGAAATTGACGAAAAGGAATATAAAAGAAGAAAAGATATTAGAAATTTAAGAATGGTTACAATAGATGGAGAAGACGCAAAAGATTTAGATGATGCTGTATCTATTGAAAGACTTGAAGGTGGGAATTTTAGATTAGGAGTTCATATAGCTGATGTAACTCATTATGTTCGAGAAAAGAATCCACTAGATAAAGAAGCTTTAAAAAGAGGTACATCTGTTTATTTAATAGATAGAGTTATTCCAATGTTACCTAAAAAACTATCTAATGGTATTTGTTCATTAAACCCTCAAGTAGATAGATTAACATTAAGCTGTTTTATGACTATAGATCAAAAAGGAAAGGTGTTAAGTCACGAGATTGCTGAAACAATAATTAAAACAAATGAAAGAATGACTTATACAGATGTAACTAAAATTTTAAGAGATAATGATGAAGAACTTATAAAGAGATACGACTATTTAGTTGATGATTTTAAAGCTATGGAAGAACTTTGTTTAATTCTTAGAGAAAAGAGAATGAGAAGAGGCGCTATAGATTTTGATTTTGAAGAGTCAAAAATTATCTTAAATGAGTTAGGAAAACCTATAGATATAAAGCCTTATGAAAGAGCTATTGCTAATAGAATAATAGAAGAGTTTATGTTAGTTTGTAATGAAACAGTAGCAGAGCATATGTTCTGGACTAATACACCATTTGTATATAGAGTCCATGAAGATCCAGATGAAGAAAAATTAGAAAAGTTTAAAGAATTTGTTTATAACTTAGGATATATAGTAAGATGGGGTCAAGAAACTCATCCAAGAGCTCTTCAAGATTTACTTGAAAAAATAAAGGGTAAAAAAGAAGAAACAGTAGTAAATACACTTTTATTAAGATCAATGATGCAAGCTAAATATTCCCCAGAATGTGTAGGTCACTTTGGTCTTGCAGCTAAATACTATTGTCACTTTACATCACCTATAAGAAGATATCCAGATTTACAAATACACAGAATAATAAAAGAGCATATAAATAGTAAAATAGACGATAAGAGAAGTACTAGATTAACTAATATAGTTGAAGTAGCATCTAAACAAGCATCAGAAATGGAAAGATTAGCACAAGAAGCAGAAAGAGAAGTAGATGATCTAAAGAAAGCTGAGTATATGTTAGATAGAGTTGGTGAAGAATTCAATGGAATTATATCATCAGTAACTTCATTTGGATTATTTGTTGAATTACCAAATACAATAGAAGGTCTAATTCATATAACGGCTTTAGATGATGACTACTATATATATGATGAAGCACATCTTTGCTTAATAGGTGAAAGAAGAAAGAAAGTTTATAAGTTAGGTGATGAAGCTAAAGTTAGATGTAGTAGAGTTGATATAGAGAATAGAGAAGTTTATTTTGATTTAGTAGAAGATGAAGAAACAAAAGAAGAAATAAAAGCAACTCAAGAACTAGTAGATAAGTTACCAGAAGTAAAAGAAGATATGAAAACAAATTTTTCAGAAGAAGTAACAGAGTAA